In Acinetobacter pittii, one genomic interval encodes:
- a CDS encoding bestrophin family protein — MIVREQPSIFKVLFSWRGTILPKILPSLGVVMLISAIIGGVEYINLYRFPEIPLVGFTLIGVVLSIFLGFKNTACYDRWWEARKLWGVLIATSRHFDRDCRILTQARRERVIQHVIVFANVLRDRLRRQTANPTELIRTSGMSQQALTQLYQQNNAPQYTLSLIHWELLQALKEGEISDIIYAQMNKNVADLSVVQTGCDRIANTPIPFAYSVLLNRTVYFFCFMLPFSLGSLLGLATPLLVGILAYTFLGLDALSSEIEEPFGTQSNDLPLDAMVRSIEIELLGTLGKPTPPPIQAQDNNLL, encoded by the coding sequence ATGATTGTTCGGGAACAGCCTAGTATTTTCAAAGTTTTATTCTCTTGGCGAGGCACAATTTTACCCAAAATTTTACCTTCCCTAGGCGTTGTGATGCTGATCTCGGCAATCATTGGTGGAGTAGAATATATCAATCTTTATCGCTTTCCAGAGATCCCTTTGGTTGGCTTTACACTTATTGGTGTTGTACTTTCTATTTTTCTAGGATTTAAAAATACTGCGTGTTATGACCGTTGGTGGGAGGCCCGAAAATTATGGGGCGTTTTGATTGCAACGTCACGCCATTTTGACCGTGACTGCCGTATTTTAACTCAAGCTCGCCGTGAGCGCGTTATTCAACATGTGATCGTTTTTGCTAATGTATTGCGTGATCGTTTACGCCGTCAGACAGCGAACCCAACTGAATTAATACGAACCAGTGGTATGAGTCAGCAAGCACTAACTCAACTCTACCAACAAAATAATGCCCCTCAGTACACGCTCAGTCTCATTCACTGGGAATTGTTGCAGGCACTTAAAGAAGGTGAAATTTCAGACATTATTTATGCACAAATGAATAAAAATGTTGCCGACTTAAGTGTTGTACAGACTGGCTGTGACCGAATTGCCAATACACCCATTCCATTTGCTTATTCAGTTTTACTCAACCGCACAGTCTATTTTTTCTGTTTTATGTTGCCATTTAGTCTAGGTTCATTGCTTGGATTAGCAACTCCTTTACTCGTCGGAATTTTGGCATACACTTTTTTAGGTCTGGATGCACTAAGCTCTGAAATTGAAGAGCCTTTTGGTACTCAAAGTAATGATTTACCGTTAGATGCTATGGTACGTAGTATCGAGATTGAACTTTTAGGGACGCTCGGTAAACCCACTCCACCGCCCATTCAAGCTCAAGATAACAACTTACTGTAA
- the yajC gene encoding preprotein translocase subunit YajC codes for MSFLISAAHAAPAAGPTNGILPNILMIVVFVAIFYFLIWRPQAKRAKEHRSLIESLGVGSEVVFAGGLMGKVTKIEGDYAVVELSRGVEVKIQRASVISVLPEGTLNNL; via the coding sequence ATGAGCTTTTTAATTTCTGCTGCTCATGCAGCACCGGCAGCTGGCCCAACTAATGGTATTTTGCCAAACATCTTGATGATTGTCGTATTCGTTGCAATCTTTTATTTCTTAATTTGGCGCCCTCAAGCAAAACGTGCTAAAGAACACCGTTCTTTAATCGAGAGCTTAGGTGTAGGTAGTGAAGTTGTTTTCGCTGGTGGTTTAATGGGCAAAGTAACCAAAATTGAAGGTGACTATGCAGTTGTTGAACTTAGCCGTGGTGTAGAAGTAAAAATTCAGCGTGCCAGCGTAATTTCAGTATTACCTGAAGGCACTCTAAATAACCTTTAA
- the coaBC gene encoding bifunctional phosphopantothenoylcysteine decarboxylase/phosphopantothenate--cysteine ligase CoaBC yields the protein MSFDLSVIPHKNIVLAVTGGIAAYKSAILVRRLKDYGFDVRVVMTHGAQAFITPLTFQALSGNPVHTELLDPAAEAGMGHIELARWADLLLVAPASCDTLAKFANGLADDLLSTVFLATKSPVWVAPAMNQQMWAAKATQRNLQTLVEDGVHVIMPDAGEQACGDVGLGRMPEPEEIARQVAGYFHQAQRAIAEKFGLLAGKRVVITAGPTREAIDPVRYISNHSTGKMGFALAAACYAAGAQVTLIAGPVSLDTPNGVQRVNVASARQMLDVSMDSLETGCDIFIATAAVADYRVAEVAEHKIKKAGDELNVSLVKNPDIVATIAGQEKRPFMVGFAAETQNVEEYAAGKLVAKKLDMIACNDVSRADIGFASDENAMTVFFAESYHMKKRELEKASKQEISQQLVEAISDALRRK from the coding sequence GTGAGCTTTGATCTAAGTGTTATTCCTCATAAAAACATTGTTTTAGCTGTTACTGGCGGAATTGCTGCCTATAAAAGTGCCATCTTAGTCCGCCGTCTCAAAGATTATGGCTTTGACGTGCGTGTGGTGATGACACATGGTGCTCAGGCATTTATTACACCACTAACTTTTCAGGCTCTTTCTGGTAATCCTGTTCATACTGAACTTCTAGACCCTGCGGCTGAAGCTGGTATGGGACATATTGAATTAGCGCGTTGGGCTGATTTGTTACTGGTCGCACCTGCAAGCTGTGACACATTGGCTAAATTTGCGAATGGTTTAGCAGATGACTTACTCAGTACTGTGTTTTTGGCAACAAAATCTCCTGTCTGGGTAGCTCCAGCCATGAACCAGCAAATGTGGGCTGCTAAAGCAACTCAGCGAAATTTACAAACTCTGGTTGAAGATGGCGTACATGTGATCATGCCGGATGCGGGTGAGCAGGCGTGTGGTGATGTCGGTTTAGGCCGTATGCCAGAGCCAGAAGAAATTGCTCGCCAAGTCGCTGGTTATTTCCATCAAGCTCAACGTGCCATCGCTGAAAAATTTGGTTTGTTAGCAGGTAAGCGAGTGGTTATTACTGCTGGACCGACACGTGAAGCGATTGACCCTGTTCGTTATATCTCAAACCATAGTACTGGCAAAATGGGCTTCGCTTTAGCCGCTGCTTGTTATGCTGCTGGTGCGCAAGTGACTCTAATTGCTGGGCCTGTGAGTTTAGATACACCAAATGGTGTTCAACGTGTAAATGTTGCCTCAGCACGACAAATGCTTGATGTCAGTATGGATTCACTAGAAACAGGCTGTGATATTTTTATTGCAACTGCCGCAGTCGCAGACTATCGCGTAGCAGAAGTTGCTGAGCACAAAATTAAGAAAGCAGGGGATGAGCTGAATGTTTCCCTTGTAAAAAATCCAGATATTGTGGCAACAATTGCAGGTCAGGAAAAACGTCCATTTATGGTGGGCTTTGCAGCCGAAACGCAAAATGTTGAAGAATATGCGGCAGGAAAACTAGTGGCTAAAAAACTAGATATGATTGCGTGCAACGATGTATCACGTGCAGATATTGGTTTTGCTTCTGATGAGAATGCGATGACAGTTTTCTTTGCTGAAAGCTACCACATGAAAAAGCGTGAATTAGAGAAAGCCTCTAAACAAGAAATTTCTCAACAATTAGTTGAAGCAATTTCGGATGCTCTACGCCGTAAATAA
- the secF gene encoding protein translocase subunit SecF: MMTKVTQQDSKQYGRPDDSKIIPFMKIAKPAAIFSILITLASIFFIATKGLNLGLDFTGGVSAELNYAQPANQSEVIQALDKAGFKDAVVQTLGSNKDLLVRMPVQEVKVEDLNNAITKAVQLPNNAAEVHKVDSVGGQVGNELYVRSAGAVALALILMLIYVTIRFEFKLAMGAVMSLFHDIIIIIGAFALFQWPFDLTVLAAVLAVIGFSLNDNIVVSDRIRENFRKIRGATPREIVDIALTETLRRTIHTSMTLLLVVLAMMFLGGDGLHWFSVAMFVGVFVGTYSSIYIGTAFALWRGLNRQDFIVQVKPEFEDEIP; the protein is encoded by the coding sequence ATGATGACTAAAGTGACTCAACAAGATTCAAAACAATATGGTCGTCCGGATGATTCGAAAATCATCCCGTTCATGAAGATTGCCAAACCTGCGGCAATCTTCTCGATCCTTATTACTTTAGCGAGTATTTTCTTTATTGCGACTAAAGGTCTTAACTTAGGTTTGGACTTTACAGGTGGTGTTTCAGCTGAGCTTAACTATGCTCAACCAGCCAATCAGTCAGAAGTTATTCAGGCGCTCGATAAAGCTGGTTTTAAAGATGCTGTAGTACAAACCTTAGGTAGTAATAAAGACTTACTTGTGCGTATGCCAGTACAAGAAGTTAAGGTTGAAGATCTTAATAACGCAATAACTAAGGCTGTACAATTACCGAATAATGCTGCCGAAGTTCATAAAGTGGACTCTGTAGGTGGTCAAGTTGGTAATGAACTCTATGTTCGTTCTGCTGGTGCGGTTGCACTTGCACTTATCTTAATGTTGATCTACGTGACCATTCGCTTTGAGTTTAAACTCGCGATGGGTGCCGTAATGTCTTTATTCCACGACATCATCATTATCATTGGTGCTTTTGCATTATTCCAATGGCCATTTGACCTTACAGTTTTAGCTGCGGTACTTGCTGTTATTGGTTTCTCGCTTAACGATAACATTGTAGTGTCAGACCGTATTCGTGAAAATTTCCGTAAGATTCGCGGTGCGACTCCTCGTGAAATCGTCGATATTGCGTTAACTGAGACTTTACGTCGTACCATTCATACCTCGATGACATTATTACTTGTTGTACTTGCGATGATGTTCTTAGGTGGTGATGGTCTACACTGGTTCTCTGTGGCAATGTTTGTTGGTGTATTTGTCGGTACTTATTCTTCGATTTATATCGGTACTGCATTTGCATTATGGCGTGGTCTTAACCGTCAAGACTTCATTGTTCAGGTTAAACCTGAATTTGAGGATGAAATTCCTTAA
- the radC gene encoding RadC family protein — MLGNMNTSIKNWPEQERPRERLLQQGPQSLSDAELLAIFLRSGSRQHSAVELSRLLIQHFGSLNAVFDAPLSELTQFNGIGATKYSQLLAVKELGRRYLDHHFQTTHLSLHSSNLVLDYLRYELKGEKQEVFAVLCLDPELRKIHFKKLFFGSVQHCSVSVNQTLRYALQQHACQLVIAHNHPFGSAQPSSEDIALTQQLEQACQLVEIRLLDHFIISPEGSFSFAEQQLLNPATISVQ, encoded by the coding sequence ATGCTGGGGAATATGAATACTTCTATTAAAAATTGGCCTGAACAAGAACGGCCAAGAGAACGGTTATTGCAACAAGGTCCACAAAGTCTATCCGATGCAGAGCTACTGGCGATTTTTCTTCGCTCAGGTTCACGGCAACATTCAGCAGTCGAGTTATCACGTTTACTCATTCAGCACTTTGGTAGCCTTAATGCAGTTTTTGATGCGCCATTAAGTGAGTTAACTCAATTTAATGGGATTGGAGCAACGAAATATTCACAATTACTGGCAGTCAAAGAACTAGGACGGCGTTATCTCGATCATCACTTTCAGACAACTCACCTCAGCCTCCATTCTTCTAACTTAGTTTTGGATTATCTGCGTTACGAATTAAAGGGCGAAAAACAAGAAGTCTTTGCGGTCTTATGTCTAGATCCTGAACTAAGAAAGATACATTTTAAAAAGCTATTCTTTGGTTCAGTTCAGCATTGTTCGGTTTCAGTCAATCAAACACTACGCTATGCCTTACAGCAACATGCTTGTCAGCTCGTTATTGCACACAATCATCCATTTGGTTCAGCACAACCATCTTCCGAAGATATTGCCTTAACTCAGCAACTTGAACAAGCTTGTCAGCTTGTCGAAATTCGTTTGCTTGACCATTTTATTATCTCACCAGAAGGGAGCTTTTCCTTTGCTGAACAACAACTGCTCAACCCAGCAACAATATCAGTTCAATGA
- the secD gene encoding protein translocase subunit SecD — MRYPAWKYLLILVVLVISTLYALPSLYPDEPAVQISGAKAGTQIDQSVVKKAEQILKTANIASHDNTFTNNAALLRVSSSEAQLKAKEVLRRDLGDEYVVALNLAPTTPEWLQKIGAKPMKLGLDLRGGVHFLLEVDMDKAVAQRMETSATDLRRQFRENKIKFNSLALTNNVITVQFADNADRDAAMDFLRRNGNEYTQQALASSTGSTLKLTYTDVRRQEIQSYAVNQNLTTLRNRINELGVAEALVQSQGSNRIVVELPGVQDTAEAKRVLGRTANLEFRLVSDSNDQYIDPYTGKYNGQPLPPGTEVFAYESLDSGRQLLLQRNRILTGERVQNASSGFSQDSGGAEVNITLDSAGGKLMSDATRNAVGKRMAVLFIENKQKINYVTDPKTGAQTEVRTPYTESVVINAATVQAVLGSTFRITGLSSPQEASELALMLRAGALAAPMYFVEERVVGPSLGQENIDKGVLSTQIGFLLVAIWMVVFFRLFGLIANFALVFNLAMILTVMSWIGASLTLPGIAGIVITIGMAVDANVLICERIREEMLWGASPKQAIVAGYDRAYNTIFDSNLTTFLVAFILFAIGTGPIKGFAVTLMIGIICSMFTAITVTRAIVQIIYGKRRNLKKLSI; from the coding sequence ATGCGTTACCCTGCATGGAAATATTTACTGATTCTGGTTGTTCTGGTAATCAGTACATTATACGCACTGCCAAGTCTATATCCGGATGAGCCCGCTGTTCAAATTTCCGGTGCCAAAGCTGGTACCCAAATTGATCAAAGTGTGGTGAAAAAAGCAGAGCAAATTTTAAAAACAGCTAATATTGCAAGTCATGACAATACTTTTACAAATAATGCTGCCCTATTGCGTGTCAGTTCATCTGAAGCACAGTTAAAGGCAAAAGAAGTATTACGTCGTGACTTAGGTGATGAATATGTTGTCGCCCTAAACCTTGCACCAACCACACCGGAATGGCTGCAAAAGATTGGGGCAAAACCAATGAAACTTGGTTTGGACTTACGTGGTGGTGTCCACTTCTTGCTTGAAGTAGATATGGACAAAGCCGTTGCCCAACGTATGGAAACCTCTGCCACCGATTTGCGTCGTCAGTTCCGTGAAAACAAGATCAAATTTAACAGTCTTGCATTAACGAATAATGTGATCACTGTTCAATTTGCTGACAATGCTGACCGTGATGCAGCAATGGATTTTTTACGTCGTAATGGGAATGAATATACCCAACAGGCATTAGCAAGCTCTACAGGTTCTACTTTAAAGCTTACTTATACTGATGTACGTCGCCAAGAAATTCAGTCATATGCGGTAAATCAGAACTTAACAACATTACGTAATCGTATTAACGAACTTGGTGTTGCAGAAGCATTGGTACAAAGTCAGGGTAGCAACCGTATTGTTGTTGAATTACCGGGTGTACAAGATACTGCTGAAGCTAAACGTGTTTTAGGACGTACTGCGAACCTCGAATTCCGTTTAGTTTCTGACTCAAATGATCAATATATTGATCCATATACGGGTAAATATAATGGTCAACCTTTACCTCCGGGTACAGAAGTTTTTGCTTATGAGTCTTTAGATAGCGGCCGTCAACTCTTGTTGCAACGTAACCGAATCTTGACTGGTGAGCGTGTTCAAAATGCAAGCTCTGGCTTTAGCCAGGACTCTGGCGGTGCCGAGGTAAATATTACGCTCGACAGTGCTGGCGGTAAGCTAATGTCTGATGCAACCCGTAATGCTGTTGGTAAACGCATGGCGGTATTGTTCATCGAGAACAAGCAAAAAATTAACTATGTAACAGATCCAAAAACTGGTGCACAAACAGAAGTTCGTACGCCATACACTGAATCTGTAGTCATTAACGCAGCAACAGTTCAGGCTGTTTTAGGTTCGACTTTCCGTATTACAGGCTTAAGTTCTCCTCAAGAAGCATCTGAACTTGCATTAATGCTTCGTGCTGGTGCTTTGGCTGCGCCAATGTACTTTGTTGAAGAGCGTGTAGTTGGTCCAAGCCTTGGTCAAGAAAATATTGATAAAGGTGTATTATCTACTCAAATCGGCTTCTTGCTCGTTGCAATCTGGATGGTAGTATTCTTCCGTCTATTCGGTTTAATCGCGAACTTTGCGCTTGTATTTAACTTGGCAATGATTTTAACCGTCATGTCATGGATTGGAGCTTCTCTCACCTTACCGGGTATTGCGGGTATCGTTATTACCATTGGTATGGCGGTCGATGCCAACGTATTGATATGTGAGCGTATTCGAGAAGAAATGCTCTGGGGGGCCTCACCCAAACAGGCCATTGTGGCCGGTTATGATCGAGCCTATAACACCATTTTTGACTCGAACTTAACCACGTTCCTCGTTGCATTCATCCTGTTTGCAATTGGTACAGGCCCAATCAAAGGTTTCGCCGTAACATTAATGATCGGTATTATTTGTTCAATGTTTACTGCAATTACAGTAACTCGTGCAATCGTACAAATCATTTATGGCAAACGCCGTAACTTGAAAAAGTTGAGCATTTAA
- the trpH gene encoding PHP domain-containing protein — protein sequence MQGIDLHTHSNISDGTLSPELLVQAAIDVNLHTLALTDHDTMDGLQRAKIAAQEHDLEIISGAEISSQWSRPTTKKSYGVHIVALNMQDEAPILEALEQQKRVRAQRAKVICELLEKCIGFQIYDDVLAKVEHQADRVTRTHIAKTLVEKNVVARPQQAFDRFLKEGKRAFVKFEGLGLKETIDVIHQSKGFAILAHPTRYDLSATNVRYLIELFATSGGDAIELPPPMEPLSTRQMIDRMIEQYQLAVSIGSDFHGENMPWIKLGNTPKPNDKQQGIWERFR from the coding sequence ATGCAAGGCATAGATTTACATACACATAGCAATATTTCTGATGGAACTTTGTCTCCGGAATTACTGGTGCAAGCTGCTATTGATGTGAACTTGCACACTTTGGCTTTAACTGACCACGATACAATGGATGGGTTACAGCGTGCTAAAATTGCTGCGCAAGAACATGATTTAGAAATCATTTCTGGTGCAGAGATTTCAAGCCAGTGGTCACGCCCAACCACTAAAAAGAGTTATGGTGTGCATATTGTTGCTTTAAACATGCAAGACGAAGCCCCAATTTTAGAAGCATTAGAACAACAAAAAAGAGTTAGGGCGCAAAGAGCTAAAGTGATTTGTGAACTGCTAGAAAAATGTATTGGTTTTCAGATTTATGATGATGTTCTTGCCAAAGTAGAACATCAGGCTGACAGAGTAACAAGAACACACATTGCTAAAACATTGGTCGAGAAAAATGTCGTGGCTCGACCTCAACAAGCATTTGACCGTTTCTTAAAGGAAGGAAAGCGTGCTTTTGTAAAGTTTGAAGGCTTAGGATTAAAAGAAACAATTGATGTGATTCATCAAAGTAAAGGGTTTGCCATATTAGCTCACCCGACCCGTTATGATTTATCTGCAACTAACGTTCGCTATTTAATTGAATTGTTTGCAACTTCAGGTGGAGATGCAATTGAGTTACCTCCACCTATGGAACCTCTATCTACTCGCCAAATGATTGACCGCATGATTGAACAATATCAGTTGGCAGTTTCAATTGGCAGTGATTTTCATGGTGAAAATATGCCCTGGATTAAACTCGGAAATACACCTAAACCCAATGATAAGCAGCAAGGGATTTGGGAGCGTTTTCGTTAA